The genome window TACTTACGAATTAGTTAAATAATAATTGTTTGATTAATCAACAATAGTTTTATATTATATTAATTAAAATATTATATTATAATTTAATTAATTTATATTTGGAGATATTGAATGCACGAATTTGCTATGGCTCAAGGGATTTTCAACACAGTTTTAGAAACTGCACGGGCTAATGATGCAATTGAAGTTACTGAAATGGTTATTGAAATTGGAAAGTTGGCTATGTTAAATCCAGAACAATTGAAGTTTATGCTCGGTGTTATGTGTGAAGGTGAAGAATTAACTAAAAATGCCGAGATGATCATTAAAACTGTTGATGTTGAAATTAAATGTCACAATTGTGGCTTTGAAGGTATAGGTAATGTTGATGATAGTGACCACTATGCACCTATGATTTTATGTCCTGAATGTGAAAGTCATAGGGTTCAAGTCATAAATGGTAAAGACATTACCGTTAGAAGCATTAGTATTGAAAAAGAGGATGATGAAAATTAGTTAAATTCTTCTTTACCCCTCCATTAAAATTAGTTAAAAATTCACAATAGAAAATTCTATTGGAATACTTAATATTTCTTTTGATAATTTCAATACTTTTTTAATAAAATACTAAAAATATTGTCCAAATTTTTAAAATTATTAAACTTATTATAAAATTACATGTTTTGAAGGTGAATCATATGCATAAGATTGCAGATGTAGAGATAGCAAAGAATATTATGGATGCTAATGACAGATTAGCACATAAGAATTTACATTTATTGGAAGACCACGATATATTTTGTATAGACTTCGTAGGAGCTATTGGATCTGGTAAAACAGCTCTTATTGAAGACTTAATTGATAATCTTGATGAGAAAGTCGGTGTACTTGCAGGAGATATCATAAGTGATTTTGATGCTGACAGAATCAAATCCCACAATGCACCTGTTGTCGGGTTGAACACTGGTACAGAATGTCACTTGGATGCCCATTTGGTGGGCCATGGTTTAGGTGACCTTCCTCTTGATGATATCGATTATCTTTTCATTGAAAATGTAGGTAATTTAATCTGTCCTGTTGACTTCCAATTAGGTTCTCATATGAGAATTGTTGTTGTCAGTGTTACTGAAGGTGATGACACTGTAGAAAAACACCCTTACATTTTCAAAGACTCTAACTTGATTATCATCAATAAGATTGATTTAGCTGATGCTGTTGGTGCAAGCACTGATAAAATGGTTGCTGATGCTAAGAAACTTAATCCTGATGTAAAAGTCATTACAACCAGCTTAAAAGAAGGTAAAGGATTAGATGAAGTGATTGAAGCTATTAAAGATGCTAAATCTCACGAAGCTGAACATCACCATCATCATGACCACGACCATGAGCACAGTCATGATCATGACCATCATCATTAAATCCAAGTTTTTTGACCTTCGGTCAAAAACCTTGACCAAAAACCTTTTCAATGGTTGTTTTTAACCATCTTTTTTATTCTTTTAATTTATTTTCATTATTTTTCGCTGTTTTTTATTTAATTATTACTAAAATTTATTAAGTATTACTAAAATAATATTTATAAAAGGTGATTTCATGAAAATATGGATTGATATATCAAATGCTCCTCATGTAAGATTTTTTAAAGATGTCATTAAGTATTTTGAAAATGAGGGAGAGGATGTTTTAGTCACTGCACGTAAATTCGGTGACATTCATAAATTAATGGATATGTATGATATTGATTTTGTATCTGTAGGTAAGCATGGGGTCACATTGGAAGAAAAGCTTAAGGAAAGTGCACAGCGTGTTGTGGACTTGGCAGACCTTGTTTCCGGTGAAAACTTTGATGTGGCATTGTCAAAGCATTCCATTGAACTTCCAAGGGTAGCATTTGGTCTTGCAATTCCAAGTCTTTTTGTTCTGGATAATGAGCATGCAATGGCTGCAAATAAGTTGACTCTTCCATTATGCAGCAAGATTATAGTTCCAAGCATTATCGATGAATGGAAATTAATGCAGTATGGTGCAAATCCAAATGATATCATCAAGTATAACGGAACTTCCGAGCTTATGCACTTTAACAATTTTAAGTTTAATGAGAATGTCTTTGATGATTTGGGATTAGACTTGCCACTTCAAAAGACTATCTTAATGAGACCTGAACCGTCTCTTGCTTCTTATTTGAATACTGATTGCAGAAAATCTGTTTTATCTCCAGTTGTAGATGTCCTAAAGGAATATGCTAATATTCTTATTCTTCCTAGATTTAAAGAGCAAGCAGAGATTTTTGAAGGAATCAAGAATGTAACAATCCTTAAGCCACCTGTTGACACTTCAAGCATAATTAAGGCATGTGATCTTGTAATTGGTGCAGGTGGAACAATGAATAGGGAAGCGGCTATTCTACAGACTCCTGTCATTTCATGTTATCCTGGAGACACATTATCTGTAGACCAGTTTTATGTGGATAATGGTTTGATGTATAGGACAACTGATTTAGAGGATATTACTCAACAGGCATTAAGCTTTATAGTAAATCCTCATGAACCAATTGAACTTAAAACAGACAATTTATTTGAACTTATTGTAAATAAGACTCACGAATTAGGAAATTCTAAAAAGTAAGTTTTATTAATTCTTTTTTTATTCTTTTTTATTTATTTTTCAGATTAGGCAAGGCTATTTTTTATCACAATTAGACAATCCTGCCCATTCTTCATGAGGCTTATATTCCTTAAAGTATTTTTCAAAGATTTCCTTTCTGTGTTTAATTATCTTTTCATACTTTTCAGGGTTTTCATCCTTGAATTTATTATGAAGCGCTATGGTTAAACGATTCAAATATTCATTCAGATTTTCCTTTTCCTCTTCACTTAAAGTGTCAAAGATGTCAATGTCCTCATGATTTTTGAATTCAATTGCTCTTCCTTCTTCTGTCAATTCAACAAGCAAGACCCTTTTGTCTTTAGGGGATGGAACTTTTCTGATGAAATTTTGCTGTTCTAGCTTATTTAATGTTTCATTAAGGGAAGTGACACTTATATTCAATATTTCGGCCAATTCCTTAGTGGAAAATCCATCTTTCCTTTTTAAAAAACCAATTAACCTGCCTTGTCCCTTAGTAATGCTTTTCATTTCGGGATTTTGCTTTTTATTTCTCTTATCCAGAATTTCATTTATCATAATGAATTTATGGAACAATAATTGATTATTCACTTGATTAGGATTAAAATGATTGATATGGCCTTTCAAATCTTTATCTGAATTATTTTCCCCATTCATATGATATTCTCCTTTCTTTGTGCATTCAAGGTATTGTAGTAATATCCTTTTTGCTCCAATAGCTCTTCATGTGAACCTTGCTCTATGATATGTCCATCTTCAATTACAATTATCTTGTCTGCATTTCTGACAGTTGACAATCTGTGAGCAATGATTAAGCTTGTTCTCTCTTTCATCAGCTTATCCATAGCTTCTTGGATGATTTTTTCCGTTCTTGTATCAACTGAGGATGTTGCTTCATCTAAAATCAGTATTTGCTTGTTTGAGAGAATGGTTCTTGCAATTGTCAGGAGTTGCTTTTGACCATGGGAGATATTGTCCGCATCTTCGTTAAGCTCACTTTCGTATCCTTCAGGGATTTGCCTTATGAAATGGTCTGCATGAGCCTCTTTTGAAGCGTTTATGACTTCTTCTTCAGTGGCATCCAATTTACCATAACATATATTGTTGTATATTGTGTCATTGAATAGCCAAGTGTCTTGAAGCACCATTCCTACAAGAGATCTTACGCTATGCTTGTCGTAATTATTGATGTTCACGCCATCAATCTTTATCTCACCGCTATTCAGGTCATAGAATCTCATGAGCAGTTTCACTATTGTGGTCTTTCCTGCTCCAGTTTCTCCTACAATAGCTATTTTCTCCCCCTTCTTGACTTTGAATGAAAGGTCCTTGATTACTGGCTCATCTTCGCTGTAACCGAAGTTGACATTTTCAAAGCTTATCTCATCATTGATTTCCTTGATTTTCTCTTTTGAAGGGTTTTCTTCAATCCTTATTTCAAGGAACTCGAATATTCTTTCACTTGCTGCCATTGCAGTCTGTATCATGTTCATTATTCTTGTAATCTGTTCAATAGGTGTTGTGAAGTTTTTGGAGTATTGGATAAATGCCAAAATGTCTCCAACGCTTATTGCTTTCTGGAGTACGAGAACCGCTCCAAGAACTGATATGATCACATATTGCAGATTGGAAATGAAATGTACAAAAGGACCTGATAGACTTGAAAAGAACTTGGATTTCCATTCCTGTTCATACCAATTCTCATTTTCCTCTTCAAAGATTCTCATGGATTCCTTTTCCTGATTGAATGATCGAATGATTTCATGTCCTGTAAATGATTCCTCAATTTGCCCATTCAGGTTTCCCCTATACCTTAGCTGCTTTAGATAGTAATCCTGTGAGTATTTGGTTATGTAGGTTATAATCAGGAAAGCGATTGGGACCAATATGATTGTAGTGAGGGTTAGCCATAGATTAATGGAAAGCATCATCACTGTAACCCCTATAATTGTAATGACTCCTGTCAACAATTGGTTGAATGTTTGGACAATTCCTGTTTGGAGAGAGTCTACATCGTTTGTGATTCTTGATAAGATGTCTCCTCTTGTATTTATGTCCAAATCACCCATTGACAAGTGAGTGATCTTTTCAATCAAGTCCTTTCTAAGATTATAGCTGATGTCAGTTGTTATGTCCAAGAGGAGATAACTTTGAAGATATGAGAAAACTGCACTTATGATGTATAGAATCACGATTGCAATGAGCAGATTGATTATATGATTCAAATTCATATTTCCGGAGTTTATTCCATCAA of Methanobrevibacter ruminantium contains these proteins:
- a CDS encoding MarR family winged helix-turn-helix transcriptional regulator, translating into MNGENNSDKDLKGHINHFNPNQVNNQLLFHKFIMINEILDKRNKKQNPEMKSITKGQGRLIGFLKRKDGFSTKELAEILNISVTSLNETLNKLEQQNFIRKVPSPKDKRVLLVELTEEGRAIEFKNHEDIDIFDTLSEEEKENLNEYLNRLTIALHNKFKDENPEKYEKIIKHRKEIFEKYFKEYKPHEEWAGLSNCDKK
- a CDS encoding ABC transporter ATP-binding protein, which codes for MARKPRRAPPEKPANAKQSIKNIFSLLTGYKLKLSLTVICGIISTVFSVISPLLIGFATTAIFDGINSGNMNLNHIINLLIAIVILYIISAVFSYLQSYLLLDITTDISYNLRKDLIEKITHLSMGDLDINTRGDILSRITNDVDSLQTGIVQTFNQLLTGVITIIGVTVMMLSINLWLTLTTIILVPIAFLIITYITKYSQDYYLKQLRYRGNLNGQIEESFTGHEIIRSFNQEKESMRIFEEENENWYEQEWKSKFFSSLSGPFVHFISNLQYVIISVLGAVLVLQKAISVGDILAFIQYSKNFTTPIEQITRIMNMIQTAMAASERIFEFLEIRIEENPSKEKIKEINDEISFENVNFGYSEDEPVIKDLSFKVKKGEKIAIVGETGAGKTTIVKLLMRFYDLNSGEIKIDGVNINNYDKHSVRSLVGMVLQDTWLFNDTIYNNICYGKLDATEEEVINASKEAHADHFIRQIPEGYESELNEDADNISHGQKQLLTIARTILSNKQILILDEATSSVDTRTEKIIQEAMDKLMKERTSLIIAHRLSTVRNADKIIVIEDGHIIEQGSHEELLEQKGYYYNTLNAQRKENII
- a CDS encoding DUF354 domain-containing protein, with translation MKIWIDISNAPHVRFFKDVIKYFENEGEDVLVTARKFGDIHKLMDMYDIDFVSVGKHGVTLEEKLKESAQRVVDLADLVSGENFDVALSKHSIELPRVAFGLAIPSLFVLDNEHAMAANKLTLPLCSKIIVPSIIDEWKLMQYGANPNDIIKYNGTSELMHFNNFKFNENVFDDLGLDLPLQKTILMRPEPSLASYLNTDCRKSVLSPVVDVLKEYANILILPRFKEQAEIFEGIKNVTILKPPVDTSSIIKACDLVIGAGGTMNREAAILQTPVISCYPGDTLSVDQFYVDNGLMYRTTDLEDITQQALSFIVNPHEPIELKTDNLFELIVNKTHELGNSKK
- the hypA gene encoding hydrogenase maturation nickel metallochaperone HypA, whose protein sequence is MHEFAMAQGIFNTVLETARANDAIEVTEMVIEIGKLAMLNPEQLKFMLGVMCEGEELTKNAEMIIKTVDVEIKCHNCGFEGIGNVDDSDHYAPMILCPECESHRVQVINGKDITVRSISIEKEDDEN
- the hypB gene encoding hydrogenase nickel incorporation protein HypB — its product is MHKIADVEIAKNIMDANDRLAHKNLHLLEDHDIFCIDFVGAIGSGKTALIEDLIDNLDEKVGVLAGDIISDFDADRIKSHNAPVVGLNTGTECHLDAHLVGHGLGDLPLDDIDYLFIENVGNLICPVDFQLGSHMRIVVVSVTEGDDTVEKHPYIFKDSNLIIINKIDLADAVGASTDKMVADAKKLNPDVKVITTSLKEGKGLDEVIEAIKDAKSHEAEHHHHHDHDHEHSHDHDHHH